The DNA sequence TAAGTCATGAGTCATAAGACTGTCCACCTGTCTGTATTCTAATAGCAAGCTAACCTCTTCCACTAACAATATGTATCTTGTTATCAGGCCCACCGCGTAGCTCACAAGCTTTGGACTCAGTGTCGTCAACCGCTGGCTCTCGCACTTCAATCTCGAATCTCTGATGTGTTTGCTGTTGACATACACCCAGCTGCCAAAATTGGAAAAGGCATTCTGTTTGATCATGCtactggagttgttgttggggAGACTGCTGTCATTGGTAACAATGTATCAATCCTTCACCACGTGACACTGGGTGGAACTGGCAAAGCAGGAGGTGATCGACACCCGAAGATTGGCGATGGAGTGCTGATTGGAGCAGGTGCAACTATCCTGGGAAATGTGAAGATTGGAGAGGGCGCAAAAATTGGAGCCGGCTCAGTAGTACTTATTGATGTCCCTCCACAGACGACAGCTGTGGGAAATCCAGCAAGGCTGGTTGGAGGGAAGGATACACCATCAAAGCACGAGGACGTGCCAGGGGAATCCATGGACCACACGTCTTTCATATCCGAGTGGTCCGACTATATTATATGACTTAGATGAAATCATGCTTGTATGATGTTAAATTAGGTGGAAGAGTCTTGCTATAATGTTATAGCTGCAGCTTATGCTCCATATGCCGGCGTTTAGTGTTTCCCCACAGTTCAATACATTGAGATGCTTGTAATGGAGTAAATATGTATGACCAGTTTATGTTAGTGCTGTTTCTTCCCCAAAATAACTTTGTACCCAGTGGTTAGTCCATTGTTTACATAAAGCTGGTATGTAATGATAATTTGGAGGAACAAATAACCTGCGCGTGTCTTTTAACACAGCCTCACTGGTTGGACCTGCTTGCCTGTTACGAGGTGgagagaatgataataattcatatatgaaataattactgtcatttgatttgtttttagcATTTGCAGATCAGCAACTTCTGACGAAATCTGGGACTGCTTAGTATGAGGAGGCAACTTCCAgtgtagttttttttaaaaattattggtTAGTCTGTTTCTTATCTTTTGAATCAAAGTATTCACTCTTTTGTTAGTTTTAAGCCAACTCAATTtgctttgttttatttgattaaatctgttcaattttaaattctttttccCTCTTTAGTGTGTTCATGCTTTATTTTAGACTTTCAGTTCATGTGTCTATACAATAATTGCTATGTTTTAATGAATTTACAAGAAACTGAAATAACACCAGGCTGAAACTGAATTATGCACCAAACTGAAAACTAATAGCATAAGAGTACCTGGCTCAAACAAAACTAAACTGCCAAACTCAATATCCAGAACTCTCTAAAAAGTAAAATCACCGGATGAAGTCCAGCTTTCTTCTTCTGTCCAACTAATCATTATCCTAGTCTTTATTATGTATTCAACCTCTTCATAGTGTTGAGCAGCAGATGATCCATGTGTGTTTCTAATATTCTCTAGCTCATCTACAACTTGTTTTATCACTGGTCTATTCCTACCATTTAAGTGAAAGCATCTACATGCAATGTTGTCGAATGCCATCATCTCTTTGTTTCCACGAGAATCAAGAATATCTAATACACAATATTCTTCCATTGCCAATAAAAGAAGTGTTGCTAAACTTCTTGCTTCAATGCCAAGTCAAGTTGCCAAGATTCGTTTCTGTCCTGTCAAAAGCTCAACAAGGACAACCCCAAAGCTACAAACATCGCTCTTGGTGAAGTGTTTTAGTTTGTAATTATGGGTTGCCAACTTTTTTAGTTCATAATACCGGCACCAAAGCGTTTTCTAAACGTAGTTTAATGGTGTAGGGTGCAATACACTCCTTTGGAAGTACAAATATAGATCTGGCTTAATCTTGGCACTGTCTAGCACCCTCCTTgttattgataattttttgtaagcTGCCTTAATTCCTTAATTCCAGTTTCTTTCCAAACAAGACTCAGAGCAAATCGCACCTATAGAGTACATCCAGCAAGAAGCTCTGTTCAGTCCTTTACCATTACAAGGGTTGATTCCAATGTCTCTGACCTCTCTCCTTCGAACCTTATATATCTCCTCCAACATATAGCGTCCTGGCATCACTAGTTTGTCATAGGGGGGGTCTATATCAACAGTGAGACTGTGAGATTCGGTGGAACTAGTTGAAGTTGAAGTAACATTTGACTCCCAAGGTTCGTTTAGTTCATTTATTCCACACTCACCCTCTTCATAGTGCTGTCGAGCAGCAGGTGATCCATTTGTATTTCTAATTCTCTCTAGCTCTGCTACGATTTGTTTCATTGTTGACCTTTTCTTTCCTTCAAGTTCAAGTATCTATATGCAAGGTTAGCAAAGCTATCATATCTTCCTTCCTACCATCCTTGATCTGTGAATCAAGAATATCTAATATACGATTTTCTTCCATTACCACTAAAAAAAGTGGTGTTAAACTCTGTGCTTCATCGTCTAGTCTAGCTGGCAAGATTGGTTTATGTCCCGTCAAACTCAACAAGGACTACTCCAAAGCTATAAACATCACTTTTTAACTGGAAGTATTCAGGATCCAAGTAACCGAATGTACCTTGTACTCTTGTAGTCAGGTGAGTTTGATCAATAGAAATTGATCTTGAAGTTCTAAAGTCTGTCACTTTTGCTGTGTACTTGTCGTCCAAAAGTATATTTGGCGACTTTATATCTCGCTGATATATGGGAATTGATGCAACAGAGTGTAAATAGTAGAGAGCTCCCGCAACTTCTGTGGCCAGACGTACACAGACATCCCACGTAAGTGGAAAGTATTCATCCTGGTATATCCGCATGAGTGTTCCGTTAGGGATGAACTCGTAAACCAGTATAGGGACCTCTGTCTCCAAGCAGCATCCATATAGTTATGCGGGTCATTTAAAACCCCGAAGTGATATTAACATATGAAGGATAGTCATATATCAAAAAGTGAAAAACAGAATCAAGCTCGATTCCAATTTTCAGAAGCAATGTGAGACTTTAGAAAATTGGGGGTCATTTTAAGCCCCGAAGTGGCAAGCTGTGTGATGATTTGGAAGAATTATTACCTAATTATGTTAATGACTTGAGTAATTCCCTGGATTGGTAATGTTACATTATCACATATGATTATATACTATcagatttcaatttttaaaaaaaaagcgAGAATAAAAATCAACAGTTTTAAGAGGCTGCTACTATTTCATATCTTTGACACTTATAAGAATTTGACAAAGGTATCTTAGTTCCTTCTCATTCACTTGAGAATTTCGCTGAGCTTGGGATCTGCCTGATAATATACCACATCCCCTGTATCACTTACGTAGTGATCCTGTTTTAAGCTTCTTATTAGAATTCCCAGCAAGTGAAATGGAATCGGGCCTGACTTCTCCACCTCACGGTAGTATTTTCCAAGCACCGGTCTAGCAGCTTCCGTCTGTAACAtgaaatttcataattaaatcTAGAGGTAATCGTAAATCACATCCTTTACTTCAGACCAATTACTATCTAAACTTTAGAGAATGCATCCTCGACATATTTTGATGCGTCACCTTGAACCCTTTCGGCccatttttatatgttttaaccTAATGCAGTAGAAATTAAAGATGAAATAGACTTACGAATTAACTAAAATACAATGTTATAGGCTCTTAAGTCTACTTTGCCCTTTTAATCTAACATATTGATAGGTCAAAATAGATGAAAATGTGCCAAAAAAGTTTAACATGTGGCACTGAAATATGTTAAGGGATGTATATTGTgtaattatctaaaatttagGTAATAATTGTAATTGACTTGAACTTAAGAGATGCGTTTTGAAGGTAactcttaaatttattataactaGTGATTAAACAAAAAGAGGCAAGTTATAAATCAACGCTTACAGCTTCTATCAAGTGATAGTGTGGGATCTGAGGGAAGAGATGATGCACAACATGAGTTCCTATATCATGGTGGATGTTATTGATCCATCCATAATCGCGATCAAGCGTTGTCAATCCTCCTCTCAGATAAGTCCATTCCTGTTTCAGTCATATTACAAACATTTATTTCCCTGTTTCTGTTGTTGCTAAGAAATGTTATTCATACCTTTCCTCGATACCATGGAAGTTTTCCTTCATGCCCATGGTGATGCAGGTAGGTCACAAAATCCAGCCACATGACAAAAATCTGCATTACAGTGAGTTTTTGGTTCCCTGTCAGAGGAATGCTAGCTAACATTGTTGATTAGAATATGGATTAGGATACGGGATAAGGACTGATGACTGACCCAGTAGGGAACGCCATAGAGTTTAAGCATCGGAATAGGTCCTACTACAAAACATAAACCTACAAGTAGAGAAGCCATTGCTGTCCAACATACTGTTGAGGTGATCACATCTTTTCTCTCACTCGGAACAAATAAATCACTGTTAGGGTCATAATGTGATCCTTTCTTTCCTGGACTTCGAATCCACTGTAAATTCAACTTAGTTATTCATACTAAAACATAAATTCAATCTACAATGTCCAGGTTTCAGTAGTTTGGACTTTAGATCAGTTTATGCCTACCAGATAGAAGGGATAAGCGAGCAGAGGGAATGGTAAAGTGAACCGAAATCGTTTCCCCGTGTCATCCATTAAGTTAAAAATCCTCTTTGGCACCTGCAGATTTATTTACAAGCAAGTTTGAAAGTGTTACCTCTAAATTAATAttcagataaaattttaaaggaCTTTACCGGATGCCAAGATTCATCATTCTCGACGTGTCCATGGTtctgatgatgagttctatggCTAATTCTCCTGTTACATTCaacacaaatataatttatcaagTTTTTAAGTTGAGTTTTCTACAGGACTACCAGTTTTTTAGATCCACATACCAGCCATGGTAGGGCACAAGAATTGAAGAATGCAAAAGGTGTCCAACAACACTGTTGAGCTTAGAATTATTTGAAAAGCTTCCATGCCCACTAGAAAACAGAAGTTGACAATAAATACCAACAAACATGAAATCAattgactttgaaaaaaaacttaccAGTCATGACCAAGAACAAATAAAGCCCAGAACATGGTTCCCTGAGCAAACCAATAAATTGGCCACAAAAACCAGTTATTGAAATAAGCAGCTGTGGCTGCCAAACCAAACACCACCAAAATATCCCTCACAACATAGCTCATAGATCTCCACGCATCCTTAACAAAACAATGTTTAGGAATGGCTTCTCGAACATCTGATAATTTGAAGGGTGGCGCCGCTCCAGGGTCAAATTCATCTTCTTCCCAAACTCCATAAACTTTATTTCCCGCATTATCCTCATCATTAGAAGTTTCAAATGCGATGGGTGCATTCACTTGAATCCCCCAGTTTCTTCCTCTAGAGGACCTAAACAAACAATTCTCTCGTAAAAATCTTATCTTCACCTGTTTATTCTTGTAAGTACAACTAAGTCCTGTTTTGGGTTGGGTATGAAATTTAGGAAAAGGTTTTAAACCACATTCTGAGAGAACCCAACTTGCCATAATAGACTCAAATGGTTAATATACAGATAATGCATGTATATGCAGATAATGTATATgaaaacactggagattccttGTTTAACTTTCAGCCTCAAATGAGCAAGAGATGGAGTCCTGTTTGAGAAATCTGTGTTGCCTTTTGAGTTACAGAAACTCTAAGCATAATACCAATACTCATCCGGTGAAAAACATTATTCACAAGAAACAAACATATACAAGgtaaattttgatattcaacTGGAATTTTCTTTTCAGAGAAGATGAATATGTGTGTGATATTATACTTGAGAGAAATGTAGCATGTAAATAGAGAACAAGTGGATGTCTTGGCTTAGGATTGAGGGCTTCCCTACATATCAGTTCTACTGGCTGACCTGGATATAATTTGGAACTCCTGTATTGGTACTCATAAAAATTGCATGGGCAACAACTTGCATGAgtatgaaaaattatttgagtGTCGTCTTGGCAAAATGATGTCAGTTATGTTGTATAGCTCTTTCATAAAgattatgaatttgaaatattgggTTTAACCAATAACAGATAAGTAATATTAAGctaatttcatattaaaaattgatataaaagacattaaaaacaattaatatgtatataaaccACATTAGATATAACCCAGCTACGGCGGATCATGATCTTCGCGTGTTGGCATGATTACTATTCAAGTACATTTAAACAAACTATCATTGCTTCCATTCCTTTTCAATATGTATAACCCAGCTAGGGGCTATATTTATCAGCAAACAATTTTCTCTACAATGTTCGTATAATCGTGTATGTACATACAGTTTCCTTGATAGTTTGAAGGTGTCCCTTGTTTGAGTAATAGTTGTGCCGGGCATTCCCTCTAATCTTTCAACTGTTGCATATGTGTAAAATCCGGGGGAGCCACGCAACATCACGTACCTGCAAATAGGTTCTTCAAGTTAGCAATGGTCGAGCAGAATTAATTAAGTAAACTTGACATTGAACTGGTCCAAGTACTGGAACATAAACCAAATCAACTTGTATTCTTCAGGGTACCTTTTGTCGATATTCAGTGGAGGgctattctggtaactaggattccATGCTCTTGTAAATGAAAGCTCCACTCTGTTTTCATCTTCGGCTATAACAGTAAAATTCGAACCTTCCAGCCTATACATGACCAGCGTTCAAACTTTCATGTTATATATTGTTCAAATTTATATCCTGCGAAAATGTTCATGcatatttatattgaaagaGTAAGTGTATATGTACCTATCTTGGATGTTTCGTTTGTTTTCCATCCAAGCTTGATCCTAGTATCTAAATCAATCAATCAAAGAAATATGATGCATATGATGATCACCAAGCGTAAAAGGCTGAAAAACTTAAATTTAACAAGTTGTTGGTTCTCAATATTTTCTCTTCTCCACTGAGTGCGACCTATATTTGTTGTGTATTGGATCCACTGGAAATCAAGTTATAGCAATAAGTTCATGTGCTTAATTTTACCCGCCTGGAGGAAATTCAGTTTCCAACAAGTTTTTGACTCCTTTGTATTCTATTCCGGCCATCATACCCCCAGGAGTTGTTAGAGTTATTGGTGCCAATCCATTGTTCATCACCACctgaattaaataaaatttagagttaattgcaaaatgcACCTCTAAACTTCGGCCCAAATGCACTTCAGTCAACATACTTTTATTAATTGCATTGTGCATCCCCCGATGATTAGCGCGCTGCAAAGTACCCCTTTTCCGTCCAAGTCCGTTAAGTGTGTTTAACGTAACTTGTCAGGGATTAAGTCAGGGGCATAATAGGAAATTCAAGTTTAAACGGTATTCTTCCCCAAATCAGCTATATATTATGGagcatatataaaaattgtaacATCTtacaacaaattaaaatattaaggcCACTAGGAAACATGAGGGACTAGTTAAAATAGATCAACCAGTGCAAGTTTGTACTTAAGAAGCAGGAATAGAACTAGGGGCAGGAATGAGAGGAGTTGCAGATGCAGATTGTCCGCCGGCAAACAAGCAATAACCATCAGCACATATATAAAAAAGcaatcataaaataataaagcaaGCCATAAAATATAACTCACAGCGTAGTTGGTGTAGGCATTTGAGATGATGTTACAGACACTGCAGCATGTGAGGGATTTGCTGGTTGAACCTGTTAAATAAAAAGATCCTTCAGCTCTTAAGAAAGCACAATATTGTAACAGAAACAGAAGCCTGAGGAAAAAAATGTCATTCTATGATGTTCACCCACAAGATAGGAAACGCCGGCCAGGATTTGAATCAGTCCATGATGttctcacaagtcacaacaaTGATGTTCCCACACCCACAATGCTCTGCATCATTTCTGAAAAAGAGAAGAAGATGATGTTATTTGTCTAGGGCTAACATATGCTTTTTAATGGCATATATAGTTGATTTGGGGGAGAAGACGTTTAAACTTGAATTTCCTATTATGCCCCTGATTTAATCCCTGACAAGTAACGTTAAACACACTAAATCCCTGACACTTAACGGACTTGGACGGAAAAAGTGTACTTTGCAGCATGCTAATTACCAGGGGATGCACAATGCAATTAATAAAAGTATGTTGACTGAAGTGCGTTCGGGCCGAAATTTAGGGGTgcattttgcaattaactctaaaatctataatattattgttatctACCCTGCCTGCTTATTAACTGTATGCTTTCTAAACAGTGCTCCAGCCTACATACGGCTTAGTTCCCATTTTTTGCGAAGAAGATTGAGAGAGAATGGCAGCTCTAGAACCGGTGTGTCCAGCAAGAAGCTCTGTTCATTATCTCCTGTTATTCCCAAATTTACCAAACCCTACATCATGAAGTCTTAGTATAGTACCCACAATCGAGTGCTGCtaagataatatattaatttaccaAGATAAACTGTGTTTATGAACTCTTCCTGGTCTATTCATAAACTGCAGTACTCCTTATTTTGCATTGTTTAAAATGTACTACTCATTCATGTGATATTTGAGACCCTGAGATACAAAAAGAGATGAATACTTGAACAAAGTAAGGAAACTTCGAACAAATTGACATCGTTTTAATTTCAGTATTACTAACTTGAATAGAATTCGACAATATAAAACACACTCTCCTTAAAAATTCTACATTGTTGGCCCTTAATCTTCTTACACTATCCTTGCGTATAAACTTTTAAGTCGTGCAACATAAGAGGAAGCGGCTTTTGGAAAGTATTTGGAGATCAGCAGCACCTGATGTCATTATAAACACTTCCTTTGAGCGCCTTGGCATCACTAGTTTGTCATAAGAGGCTCTATATCAACAGTGAGGCTGTGATATACAGTGGAACTCATTGTAGTTGAAGTAACATCAGAATCCCAGGGCCCATTTATTTCATATCGGTCCTCTTCATAATGTTGTTGAGCTGAAGGTGATTCATTTGTAGTGTTTCTAATACTTTCTAGCTCAGCCACGACTTGTTTCATCGATGGCCTTTTCCTCCCATTCGGGTTCAAGCATCTATAAGCAATGTTAGCAAATGCTATCATCTCTTCCATACCGCCCTCATTCTTAATCTGTGAATCAAGAATATCTAATATACGATTTTCTCCCATTGCCAATGAAAAAAGGGTTGCTAAGCTTCGTGCTTCATCGTCAAGTCTAGCTGGAAAGATTGGTTTCTGTCTTGTCAAAAGCTCAACAAGTACTACCCCAAAGCTATAAACATCGCTTTTATCTGTAAATTGACTTGATCGGAAATATTCAGGATCCAAGTAACCGAATGTACCTTGTACTCTTGTAGTCAGGTGAGTTTGGTCATTTGAAATAGATCTTGATGTTCCGAAGTCTGCCACTTTTGCTCTGTACTTCTCGTCTAGAAGTATATTTGATgactgttaggtccaatcagacgtagaaggggaggggggttgaatacgtctataccaatttcttcgatttaattttattgcggaataattctgttttagtctattttaaatcaatcgtaaataaacagTTTTTCCagagtcatagttctgaagtcgcttctttcccggatggtctcagtcttcacaactagatgaggtggcatcacaaatgagaactttctgttaatctctttccgtggataagtctttccatgcagggtgagttcatttaaCAGCAATATGAACCtttcgtagatttgagaaatgttctctccaggtttgcttgaaatgcttcatatctggcaattagcatatcgtatctgttttccctgacttcttcagatccctctatcaatgcctctatagtatcccacatctgctttgatgttttcagactcagaattagatgtgtcatagtattggtcattgattcaacaattatgagttgcagattatggtcatgtgcaatatattagtctcagtgtattcgcttttctctttgggaacagacttttgtggaatgtgaacaccattttcaacaaattcaggaataatcttcattggcataaatggaccattttccagaatcccaatgtacaggggattagcaactctgatatacagcaacatcttcattttctagttgttgtagtcatccttgtcaaatggaggtactttgattcctaacttgtgtgtcgacattgttatcagataaaattacgattgtacggacatctagcttttcagattggtaacggatctcagatctgtatatcgatcagcgtagctctgataccaattgttaggtccaatcagacgtagaaggggggggggttgaatacgtctataccaatttcttcgatttaatttaattgcggaataattctgtttTAGTCCattttaaatcaatcgtaaataaacaactccagcaagtcggggaatattcttatattaaaaataatcctcgggtgctacaaattcgaacacaagtgtcggctgcagagactacaatcactctgttacaaactctcgattaaATCGATTGTCTAActttgctctcgagaatgtgtatagtgtgtgcacttacaaagtgtgtagttattttcaaatgaaaacacaaaactctatttataggctttcaaaatctaaccatggttaacgagttcgtcctggacgaattcaatttaactgtaGTTAAATTGAATTATCCAAAACAAAAACTAATTCCAAAATGCTCAAAGTTGCGCCACTGACTAATGATGGTCAAAGTTTGTGCTTTGACTTCTTCATTGTATGGTGTGCagtacttagaataaattctaagtaaTTTCAGAGTGTGCCAAGTCTGaaggtcaaacttggcgccactATGGTCAAATGTCGCGCCAAGAGTTTGTAGAGTGTATAAGTCAAAAGCTGCGCCTTTAtcggtcaaacattgcgcctcaCCACAGTGATAACTGTAATTGTGACTTAGAAGAAATTCTAAGTGAAATCTCTATGTCACTGCGActtggagtcgcaacctttgacttcgtcaaagtttgcgctccaagttGTGCTTGTACACTGGACACAGTGTATTGTACTTAGAAATAAATCTAAGTAGTTTAACTGAGGTTGACcctagtcaaagtttgcgctttgacTCTTGGTCAAAGCTTGCGCCGTGTACTCCTGTGATGTACCTTGTGACTTAGACAAAATCTCAATGTCTTCCTTATTTGCACAaaggattatatatatatatatatatatatatatatatatatatatataattaattgtgttaaattaattacttgaataatTTGTAtccaagtaattcacaattaattaatatatatatatatatatacatatatattaattaaattctttGGCAATAATCTAGAACAACTCAATTGACTTGAGCAATTGTTCTTTGATAGAATCCACTGAAtaatttcgtacgtcctgacgtcctgtgcactggtctggttcacgaacgactcgaactgaaataatcccttgaattcttttgcttgataatatacttgaccagtcattccgggttagatgttgcttcgataaatttgattataaataatcaaaataagtaTACTGGAATcatctggtctttgatacttgatcttcaggcaatcttgatagcagaaactgattatGCTTTATTCTTcattgaggcttgaacatgttaatgaacttcttccagtggactgatgctcgtctcagatatcttgattgtctttgtctattCGTAttgaatctccaacctgtagatttctgtattatacttacgtattgtttcctgtcttttgttgtgttgagttatcgtaattacatttacgttacattatgctttacaatctccccctatttgtttgtcagagttcgacaagcaaatcctttaagaggataactcaactgacacaatgaa is a window from the Daucus carota subsp. sativus chromosome 8, DH1 v3.0, whole genome shotgun sequence genome containing:
- the LOC108192496 gene encoding serine acetyltransferase 5 isoform X2, translating into MNNTPHPTAGSNEEEAWLWAQIKAEARRDAEAEPALASYLYSTILSHSSLERSLSFHLGNKLCSSTLLSTLLYDMFLNTFSNDAALRAATVADLRAARFRDPACVSFAHCLLNYKGFLACQAHRVAHKLWTQCRQPLALALQSRISDVFAVDIHPAAKIGKGILFDHATGVVVGETAVIGNNVSILHHVTLGGTGKAGGDRHPKIGDGVLIGAGATILGNVKIGEGAKIGAGSVVLIDVPPQTTAVGNPARLVGGKDTPSKHEDVPGESMDHTSFISEWSDYII
- the LOC108192496 gene encoding serine acetyltransferase 5 isoform X1, which encodes MPAGEYMNNTPHPTAGSNEEEAWLWAQIKAEARRDAEAEPALASYLYSTILSHSSLERSLSFHLGNKLCSSTLLSTLLYDMFLNTFSNDAALRAATVADLRAARFRDPACVSFAHCLLNYKGFLACQAHRVAHKLWTQCRQPLALALQSRISDVFAVDIHPAAKIGKGILFDHATGVVVGETAVIGNNVSILHHVTLGGTGKAGGDRHPKIGDGVLIGAGATILGNVKIGEGAKIGAGSVVLIDVPPQTTAVGNPARLVGGKDTPSKHEDVPGESMDHTSFISEWSDYII
- the LOC108192445 gene encoding omega-3 fatty acid desaturase, chloroplastic, producing the protein MENKRNIQDRLEGSNFTVIAEDENRVELSFTRAWNPSYQNSPPLNIDKRYVMLRGSPGFYTYATVERLEGMPGTTITQTRDTFKLSRKLSSRGRNWGIQVNAPIAFETSNDEDNAGNKVYGVWEEDEFDPGAAPPFKLSDVREAIPKHCFVKDAWRSMSYVVRDILVVFGLAATAAYFNNWFLWPIYWFAQGTMFWALFVLGHDCGHGSFSNNSKLNSVVGHLLHSSILVPYHGWRISHRTHHQNHGHVENDESWHPVPKRIFNLMDDTGKRFRFTLPFPLLAYPFYLWIRSPGKKGSHYDPNSDLFVPSERKDVITSTVCWTAMASLLVGLCFVVGPIPMLKLYGVPYWIFVMWLDFVTYLHHHGHEGKLPWYRGKEWTYLRGGLTTLDRDYGWINNIHHDIGTHVVHHLFPQIPHYHLIEATEAARPVLGKYYREVEKSGPIPFHLLGILIRSLKQDHYVSDTGDVVYYQADPKLSEILK